In the Mycolicibacterium thermoresistibile genome, one interval contains:
- a CDS encoding ABC transporter ATP-binding protein: MTDSGEDRDTAVIEARDLCKSFGQGAAETPILKHVDVRISPGEFVVLIGPSGSGKSTLLSILGLLEPPSSGRLFVDQQDVSGLSRRQLARLRGRKLGYVFQSFNLLAGLSVAENVMLSGLLVGESGRAQYERAVELLDEFGLADKARRVPAELSGGEQQRVAIARALFMRPDVILADEPTGNLDTKNGRIVLDTLKKLNAAGQTIVMVTHDLSIAEEAPRLIAFRDGRIESDSAVPASGAAAETQSAEPDGVVVMLRKTGR; this comes from the coding sequence GTGACCGACAGCGGAGAAGACCGCGACACCGCCGTGATCGAAGCCCGAGATCTGTGCAAGTCGTTCGGGCAGGGCGCGGCGGAGACACCGATCCTCAAACACGTCGACGTCCGAATCAGCCCGGGCGAGTTCGTCGTGCTGATCGGACCGTCGGGCTCCGGGAAGTCAACACTGCTGAGCATCCTCGGCCTGCTGGAGCCGCCGTCCAGCGGCCGACTGTTCGTCGATCAGCAGGATGTCAGCGGGCTGTCCCGGCGCCAACTGGCCCGGCTGCGGGGCCGCAAGCTCGGTTACGTGTTCCAGTCGTTCAACCTGCTGGCCGGACTGTCGGTGGCGGAGAACGTGATGCTGAGCGGTCTGCTGGTCGGTGAATCCGGACGTGCGCAGTACGAACGGGCCGTCGAACTGCTCGACGAGTTCGGGCTGGCCGACAAGGCCAGACGGGTGCCCGCCGAACTGTCCGGCGGGGAGCAGCAGCGGGTGGCGATCGCGCGGGCTCTGTTCATGCGTCCGGACGTGATCCTCGCCGATGAACCCACCGGCAACCTGGACACCAAGAACGGGCGCATCGTGCTCGACACGCTCAAGAAACTGAACGCCGCCGGACAGACCATCGTCATGGTGACCCACGACCTGTCGATCGCCGAGGAAGCACCCCGGCTGATCGCGTTCCGCGACGGGCGGATCGAATCAGACAGCGCGGTACCGGCCTCCGGTGCCGCCGCCGAAACCCAGAGCGCCGAACCCGACGGCGTCGTCGTGATGCTGCGCAAGACCGGCAGGTGA
- a CDS encoding urea amidolyase associated protein UAAP2 codes for MTTTSAPTVEPLVLGTVILDETVPARAPWSAVVAAGDVLTIVDLAGNQAVDCLLYSAADTSVRYSAPETIRRQGRITLTTGSVLRADTGDALMTVVADEVGAHDTLGGACSKESNTLRYGPHTGAQHGCMENFLLEGSRWGLGARDLASNINWFMNVPVDPDGALGIVDGLSAPGKRVAVRAETDTLVLVSNCPQINNPCNAFHPTPVRMIVTRPEGSV; via the coding sequence GTGACAACCACTTCCGCACCCACGGTGGAACCGCTGGTTTTGGGCACCGTGATTCTCGACGAGACCGTCCCCGCCCGCGCCCCGTGGTCGGCCGTCGTCGCCGCCGGTGATGTGCTGACCATCGTCGACCTGGCCGGCAACCAGGCCGTCGACTGTCTGCTGTATTCGGCGGCCGACACCTCGGTGCGCTATTCGGCGCCGGAAACCATTCGCCGGCAGGGCCGTATCACGCTGACCACGGGTTCGGTGCTGCGCGCCGACACCGGCGACGCGTTGATGACCGTGGTCGCCGACGAGGTCGGGGCACACGACACCCTGGGCGGCGCCTGTTCGAAGGAGTCCAACACGCTGCGGTACGGACCGCACACCGGGGCGCAGCACGGGTGCATGGAGAACTTCCTGCTGGAGGGTTCCCGCTGGGGTCTGGGCGCCCGCGACCTGGCGAGCAACATCAACTGGTTCATGAACGTGCCGGTGGACCCGGACGGTGCGCTCGGCATCGTCGACGGGTTGTCCGCGCCGGGCAAACGGGTCGCGGTCCGCGCCGAGACCGACACCCTGGTGCTGGTGTCGAACTGCCCGCAGATCAACAACCCCTGCAACGCTTTCCATCCGACACCGGTGCGGATGATCGTGACCCGCCCGGAGGGGAGCGTATGA
- a CDS encoding SDR family oxidoreductase — protein MPTVLVTGAARGIGRSIVTQLADSGWDVVAGVRTEQDAENIVALNPARITSVLLDVTEADHIAALDRSLDGRLDAVINNAGVVVPGPLETVSPQDLRRQFDVNVIGHLAVTQAVLPRLRDSRGRIVFISSLNGRISVPLMGAYCASKFALEAVADALRMELAPWRIPVIVIQPTQTDTDMVRGADVMVEQTAAAMRPEHRDLYARHIGGMRKFIRQFHPSAVPADNVAAAVVNALTVRRPRSRYIVGITHQFPRLQAIILPNLPPAARDPLLRRLGSQP, from the coding sequence ATGCCAACAGTTCTGGTGACCGGAGCGGCGCGGGGGATCGGACGTTCGATCGTCACCCAGCTCGCCGACTCGGGATGGGACGTGGTGGCGGGGGTGCGCACCGAACAGGACGCGGAGAACATTGTCGCACTGAATCCGGCCCGGATAACGTCGGTGCTGCTGGACGTCACCGAGGCCGACCACATCGCCGCGCTCGACCGGTCCCTCGACGGCCGCCTCGACGCGGTGATCAACAACGCCGGGGTGGTGGTGCCCGGGCCGCTGGAGACCGTGTCGCCGCAGGACCTACGCCGGCAGTTCGACGTGAACGTGATCGGTCACCTCGCCGTCACCCAGGCCGTGTTGCCGCGGCTGCGTGACTCGCGGGGCCGGATCGTGTTCATCTCCAGTCTCAACGGCCGGATCTCGGTGCCGCTGATGGGCGCCTACTGCGCCTCGAAGTTCGCGCTCGAGGCCGTGGCGGACGCACTTCGGATGGAACTGGCGCCCTGGCGCATTCCGGTGATCGTCATCCAGCCCACCCAGACCGACACCGACATGGTCCGCGGGGCCGATGTCATGGTCGAACAGACCGCCGCCGCGATGCGGCCCGAACACCGCGACCTCTACGCCAGACACATCGGTGGCATGCGCAAGTTCATCCGCCAGTTCCACCCGTCGGCGGTGCCGGCCGACAATGTCGCGGCCGCCGTCGTGAACGCGCTGACCGTCCGCCGGCCCCGCTCGCGCTACATCGTCGGCATCACCCACCAGTTCCCCCGCCTGCAGGCCATCATCCTGCCGAATCTGCCGCCCGCCGCGCGGGATCCGCTACTCCGACGATTGGGGAGTCAACCGTGA
- a CDS encoding AMP-binding protein, with protein sequence MTLIHDLIEHAAHATPDRPAVATPGGTVITFAEFDRLVRNVASWLAAHSRRGDRIAVVADNSPAYAVLYYAVPRSGRVLALINQRLHPDEQVAQLVRTGATVLFGDPEHLAALSNSAALHGQLDHVVGFGGAGWRQVLATTSGPVDPPGPDDPAWLLFTSGSTGTPKPVLHTHRSVLAGVWGTVAGRSVQPSAVYLLPFPMCHIAGYNMLVHHAVGATVVLVDRFRPETSAQAVIEYGVTSCSLAPTMLHSLLAHLTATGARLPTLSAVAYGSAAMPAGLIRRAIELLDVDFHQGYGMTETAGNVTFLGPDDHRSDDPEILASAGRPHDGVRLRIVDPHGVEVAPGGIGEIQVRGEQVCSPGWLATGDVGRLDRTGRLTVVDRAKDIIITGGENVSSREVEDVLSSHPGVDMCAVVAAPDEHWGEAVCAVVVPRRRPPPTADDLVAHVRSRLAAFKRPRHVLFVDELPMTPNGKVAKDEVRRHVRERLTPHTLENRT encoded by the coding sequence ATGACGCTGATTCATGACCTGATCGAACACGCCGCCCACGCGACACCGGACCGTCCGGCCGTGGCGACCCCTGGCGGAACGGTCATCACCTTCGCCGAATTCGACCGGCTGGTACGCAATGTGGCGAGCTGGCTGGCCGCGCACAGCCGCCGGGGCGACCGGATCGCGGTGGTGGCCGACAACAGCCCCGCATACGCGGTGCTGTACTACGCGGTCCCGCGCAGCGGCCGGGTCCTGGCGCTGATCAATCAGCGGCTGCACCCCGATGAGCAGGTCGCGCAACTGGTCCGCACCGGGGCCACGGTGCTGTTCGGCGACCCGGAACACCTTGCCGCCCTGTCGAACTCCGCTGCCCTGCACGGTCAGCTGGACCATGTCGTGGGATTCGGCGGCGCGGGCTGGCGGCAGGTGCTGGCCACCACGTCGGGGCCGGTCGATCCGCCCGGCCCCGACGATCCGGCGTGGCTGTTGTTCACGAGCGGATCCACCGGGACGCCGAAACCGGTGCTGCACACCCACCGCTCGGTGCTGGCCGGTGTGTGGGGCACCGTCGCCGGACGATCGGTGCAGCCGAGCGCGGTGTATCTGCTGCCGTTCCCGATGTGTCACATCGCCGGCTACAACATGCTGGTGCATCACGCCGTCGGCGCCACGGTGGTGCTGGTCGACCGGTTCCGGCCGGAGACGTCCGCGCAGGCGGTCATCGAGTACGGGGTGACCTCGTGCTCGCTGGCGCCGACCATGCTGCACTCCCTGCTCGCGCATCTCACCGCGACCGGCGCGCGGCTCCCCACGCTGTCGGCCGTCGCGTACGGTTCCGCGGCCATGCCGGCCGGTCTCATCCGGCGGGCGATCGAGTTGCTCGACGTCGACTTCCATCAGGGCTACGGGATGACCGAGACCGCCGGCAACGTCACGTTTCTCGGGCCCGACGACCACCGGTCCGATGATCCGGAGATCCTGGCCAGCGCCGGCCGCCCGCACGACGGGGTGCGGCTGCGCATCGTCGATCCGCACGGTGTCGAGGTCGCGCCCGGCGGGATCGGCGAGATCCAGGTGCGTGGTGAGCAGGTCTGCTCCCCCGGATGGCTGGCCACCGGTGACGTCGGCCGCCTCGACCGCACCGGACGGCTCACGGTGGTGGACCGCGCCAAGGACATCATCATCACCGGCGGGGAGAACGTGTCCTCCCGCGAGGTCGAGGATGTGCTGTCCAGCCATCCGGGCGTCGACATGTGCGCGGTCGTCGCCGCCCCCGACGAGCACTGGGGCGAGGCGGTGTGCGCGGTCGTGGTACCCCGGCGCCGGCCACCGCCCACCGCCGACGATCTCGTCGCCCATGTACGGTCCCGGCTGGCGGCGTTCAAGCGGCCCCGGCACGTGCTGTTCGTCGACGAGTTGCCGATGACCCCGAACGGGAAGGTGGCCAAGGACGAGGTGCGTCGCCACGTCCGCGAGCGGCTCACACCCCACACGCTGGAGAACCGGACCTGA
- a CDS encoding cytochrome P450, protein MATVETDVYYDPYDVDIVADPYPVYARLRDEAPIYYNERYDFWALSRYADVEKALLNWETFSNSRSDILELVQSDFDMPPGVMMFQDPPMHTMLRGLMSRVFTPRRMAALEEQIRAYCVRCLDPLVGAEGFDIIAELAAMMPMRVIGMLLGIPESDQISVRDANDANLRTKPGAPMKVADPGRIADGSIYAEYIDWRARNPSDDLMTALLNVEFTDEHGVVRKLTRREVLHYTQVVAGAGNETTGRLIGWLAKVLAEHPDQRRDVYEDRSLLGRVIEETLRFEPTGPHVARWMARDFECYGTTVPAGSAMLLLFGAANRDPRRYDDPDTFNIHRERGSHLTFGKGLHFCLGANLARLEGRVALDELLNRWPEWDIDYDTAQLAPTSTVRGWERLRIVFP, encoded by the coding sequence ATGGCGACCGTCGAGACCGATGTCTACTACGACCCCTACGACGTCGACATCGTGGCCGATCCCTATCCGGTCTACGCCCGGCTGCGCGACGAGGCGCCGATCTACTACAACGAGCGCTACGACTTCTGGGCGTTGTCCCGTTACGCCGACGTGGAGAAGGCGCTGCTGAACTGGGAGACGTTCTCGAACTCCCGCAGCGACATCCTGGAGCTGGTGCAGTCGGATTTCGACATGCCGCCCGGGGTGATGATGTTCCAGGACCCGCCCATGCACACCATGCTGCGCGGGCTGATGTCCCGGGTGTTCACCCCGCGCCGGATGGCTGCGCTCGAGGAACAGATCCGCGCCTACTGTGTGCGCTGCCTGGATCCGCTGGTCGGCGCCGAGGGTTTCGACATCATCGCCGAACTGGCGGCCATGATGCCGATGAGGGTGATCGGCATGCTGCTGGGCATCCCGGAGAGCGACCAGATCAGCGTCCGGGACGCCAACGACGCCAATCTGCGCACCAAACCGGGCGCCCCGATGAAGGTGGCCGACCCCGGCCGCATCGCCGACGGCAGCATCTACGCCGAGTACATCGACTGGCGGGCCAGGAATCCGTCCGACGACCTGATGACCGCGCTGCTCAACGTCGAGTTCACCGACGAGCACGGAGTGGTCCGCAAACTCACCCGCCGGGAGGTGCTCCACTACACCCAGGTGGTGGCCGGCGCCGGCAACGAGACCACCGGCCGGCTGATCGGCTGGCTGGCCAAGGTCCTGGCCGAACACCCCGACCAGCGGCGCGACGTCTACGAGGACCGGTCGCTGCTCGGCCGGGTCATCGAGGAGACGTTGCGGTTCGAGCCGACCGGCCCGCACGTCGCCCGGTGGATGGCGCGCGACTTCGAGTGCTACGGCACCACGGTGCCGGCCGGCAGCGCGATGCTGCTGCTGTTCGGGGCCGCCAACCGGGATCCGCGCCGCTACGACGACCCGGACACCTTCAACATCCACCGTGAGCGCGGCTCGCATCTCACCTTCGGCAAGGGGCTGCACTTCTGTCTGGGCGCCAACCTGGCCCGGTTGGAGGGCCGCGTCGCGCTCGACGAACTGCTCAACCGGTGGCCGGAGTGGGACATCGACTACGACACGGCGCAGTTGGCGCCCACCTCGACGGTGCGGGGCTGGGAACGGCTGCGCATCGTCTTCCCGTGA
- a CDS encoding acyl-CoA thioesterase, protein MTDTVDVDHLQRSIQDTLTELLRALELEPVAADRFRAGSESDRFGRIFGGQVVGQALLAAARTVPDHPPHSLHAYFVQTGDGTRPLDIAVQRIRDGRSMATRQVTVTQDDRTLLTALVSFHDNPDEPRWAAPAPVLPGPEQLPVLQHWAATAPPALRPQVRHWIDVPPPLDIRIGEATYFLGGRPAEGPRSHWMRLPRDVGDDPLLHRVLLAYASDYLLLDAALRAHPDLSGHDGFQAVSLDHSVWLHRPVRFDRWHVYTQNTTVVSGHRALVRGTIHDAAGALVASTSQEVLIRPAER, encoded by the coding sequence ATGACCGACACCGTCGACGTCGACCACCTGCAGCGGTCGATCCAGGACACGCTCACCGAGCTGCTGCGGGCGCTGGAGCTCGAACCGGTGGCGGCCGACCGGTTCCGGGCCGGTAGCGAGTCGGACCGGTTCGGCCGCATCTTCGGGGGCCAGGTGGTCGGTCAGGCGCTGCTGGCGGCGGCGCGCACGGTGCCGGACCATCCCCCGCACTCGCTGCACGCCTATTTCGTCCAGACCGGGGACGGCACCCGCCCGTTGGACATCGCCGTCCAGCGCATCCGCGACGGCCGGTCGATGGCGACCCGGCAGGTCACCGTCACCCAGGACGACCGCACCCTGTTGACCGCGCTGGTGTCGTTTCACGACAACCCCGACGAACCGCGGTGGGCGGCGCCCGCACCGGTGCTGCCCGGACCCGAACAGCTGCCCGTCCTGCAGCACTGGGCGGCGACGGCTCCGCCTGCGCTGCGGCCCCAGGTGCGCCACTGGATCGACGTCCCGCCGCCGCTGGACATCCGGATCGGCGAGGCGACGTACTTCCTCGGTGGCCGCCCGGCCGAGGGTCCACGGTCGCACTGGATGCGGCTGCCCCGCGACGTCGGCGACGACCCCCTGTTGCACCGGGTGTTGCTCGCCTATGCCAGCGACTATCTGCTGCTCGACGCCGCACTGCGGGCGCACCCGGACCTGTCGGGCCACGACGGCTTCCAAGCGGTCAGCCTCGACCACTCGGTGTGGTTGCACCGCCCGGTGCGGTTCGACCGGTGGCATGTGTACACCCAAAATACGACCGTGGTCTCCGGTCACCGCGCGTTGGTGCGCGGCACCATTCACGACGCCGCGGGCGCTCTGGTGGCCAGCACCAGCCAGGAGGTCCTGATCCGCCCGGCCGAGCGCTGA
- a CDS encoding urea amidolyase associated protein UAAP1, translated as MTSTATTAGARAHARAQHGRTAEFMRHLPPSSSPTVPLDVTAEQLVWSETVAPGGYSTAVLARGTRIRFTDPDGDACAHLLLHRADAPQERLNVADTVKVPWQAYPGAGHPLLSGFGRVLATIVADTSGRHDALTGTTTRAGNLDRYGAASPESPSPAGRELFTLAALKHGLSRRDLPPSISFFKGVRVEPDGTFRWLGSAGAGTAVDLLLHVDAIVLVANTAHPLDPRPDFTCTPLRIHAWPAREDLRRLAAGDLLGPLGPEHRQAIVNTDADLTARGQL; from the coding sequence GTGACCAGTACCGCCACCACGGCCGGTGCCCGGGCCCATGCCCGGGCCCAACACGGCCGCACCGCCGAATTCATGCGGCACCTGCCGCCGTCGTCATCGCCGACCGTCCCGTTGGATGTCACCGCCGAACAGCTGGTGTGGTCGGAAACCGTTGCACCAGGTGGATACTCGACAGCCGTCCTGGCGCGCGGCACCCGGATCAGATTCACCGACCCGGACGGCGACGCATGTGCGCATCTGCTGCTGCACCGCGCCGACGCACCACAGGAGCGGCTCAACGTCGCCGACACCGTGAAGGTGCCGTGGCAGGCGTATCCGGGAGCGGGACACCCGCTGCTCAGCGGTTTCGGCCGGGTGCTGGCCACCATCGTCGCCGACACCTCGGGCAGGCATGACGCTCTGACCGGAACCACCACCCGCGCAGGCAATCTCGATCGTTACGGGGCGGCGTCGCCGGAGTCGCCGTCGCCGGCAGGGCGGGAACTGTTCACCCTGGCGGCGCTCAAACACGGCCTGAGCCGGCGCGATCTTCCGCCGTCGATCTCGTTCTTCAAAGGCGTGCGGGTCGAACCGGACGGCACCTTTCGATGGCTGGGCTCGGCCGGCGCCGGCACCGCCGTGGATCTGTTGCTGCACGTCGACGCGATCGTGTTGGTGGCCAACACCGCCCACCCGCTCGACCCCCGGCCGGACTTCACCTGCACCCCGCTGCGGATCCACGCCTGGCCGGCCCGAGAGGATCTGCGGCGACTCGCCGCCGGTGATCTGCTGGGGCCGCTGGGTCCCGAGCACCGCCAGGCCATCGTCAACACCGATGCCGACCTCACCGCGAGAGGACAGCTGTGA
- a CDS encoding cytochrome P450, with amino-acid sequence MATTQTGNFTANLVKVGVDSLGGVVQDTVIARVKRRNGANDPVTRFNPFADAVISNPYPAYRELLAGPPVRYNPRLGIWIVPRFTDVRAGLRDHTKLSSAQSQSRFRVELPMMITKDPPDHTRLRGLVSRAFTPRALAMWEAVIEQHTDLLLDRMIAMEAPDGVHDLAQLLPTRLIASMFDIPEADHAKFRSWSEALIDGSFVEVGRRTFGVVQRMVRATFAMRRYLQPLFEERRHHPGTDLISLMLLSEDGDRLTDDEIFWGVVMLIVAGNETTTNLLGWLLHTFALRPDVYDTVRARPELIPSLIEEQLRFESPVQGFYRTATSDYPIGDHVIPRQSRVLLLFAAANRDPRHFDDPNTFRPDRDPNDHLAFGGGVHFCLGAGLSRLEARHVVAHLTQRVAAVHLAGTPRRLHNATMHGWTSLPLRLKPA; translated from the coding sequence ATGGCCACCACACAGACCGGGAACTTCACGGCCAACCTCGTCAAAGTCGGGGTCGACAGTCTCGGCGGCGTCGTACAGGACACCGTGATCGCGCGGGTGAAACGGCGCAACGGCGCCAACGATCCGGTGACCCGGTTCAATCCGTTCGCCGATGCGGTGATCTCGAATCCGTATCCCGCGTACCGGGAACTGCTCGCCGGCCCGCCGGTGCGGTACAACCCGCGGCTGGGCATCTGGATCGTGCCGCGGTTCACCGATGTGCGAGCCGGGTTGCGGGACCACACCAAGCTGTCGTCGGCGCAGAGCCAGAGCCGGTTCCGCGTCGAACTGCCGATGATGATCACCAAGGATCCGCCCGACCACACCCGGTTGCGCGGTCTGGTGTCGCGGGCGTTCACCCCGCGAGCCCTCGCCATGTGGGAGGCGGTGATCGAACAACACACCGACCTTCTGCTCGACCGGATGATCGCGATGGAGGCCCCGGACGGTGTGCACGATCTGGCCCAGCTGCTGCCCACCCGGCTGATCGCGTCGATGTTCGACATCCCCGAGGCCGATCACGCCAAGTTCCGCAGCTGGTCCGAAGCGCTCATCGACGGCTCGTTCGTCGAGGTCGGCCGCCGCACCTTCGGGGTGGTGCAGCGGATGGTGCGGGCCACCTTCGCGATGCGCCGGTATCTGCAGCCGCTGTTCGAGGAACGCCGCCACCATCCCGGTACGGATCTGATCTCGCTGATGTTGCTGTCCGAGGACGGTGACCGGCTCACCGACGACGAGATCTTCTGGGGCGTCGTCATGCTGATCGTGGCCGGGAACGAGACCACCACGAATCTGCTCGGCTGGCTGCTGCACACCTTCGCGCTGCGGCCCGACGTCTACGACACCGTGCGTGCCCGCCCGGAGCTGATCCCGTCACTGATCGAGGAGCAGCTGCGGTTCGAGTCTCCGGTGCAGGGGTTCTACCGCACCGCCACCTCCGACTATCCGATCGGCGACCACGTCATACCGCGGCAGTCCCGGGTGCTGCTGCTGTTCGCCGCCGCGAACCGCGACCCCCGGCACTTCGACGACCCGAACACGTTCCGGCCGGACCGCGACCCCAACGACCACCTGGCCTTCGGCGGCGGTGTGCACTTCTGTCTGGGCGCGGGACTGTCCCGGCTCGAGGCGCGCCACGTCGTCGCCCACCTGACCCAGCGGGTCGCGGCGGTCCATCTGGCCGGCACCCCCCGGCGGCTGCACAACGCGACCATGCACGGCTGGACCAGCCTTCCGCTCCGCCTCAAGCCGGCCTGA
- a CDS encoding TetR/AcrR family transcriptional regulator has protein sequence MSSSSPSRRSRVGGSDTATRRALIKATADVMLEEGYAAATSRRVAARAGVKPALVHYYFPSMDDLFVAVFRAGAEATLQRQRNAFAGDRPLHALWELNSTQGAQLFMEFMALGNHRKAIRREIAAYAEQYGELEHAAVATALRAHGMDTEEFPPAAIAMILTSVARIMLIEQNLGIERSHAAVREFVGRYLDRFDVPAGAHDADS, from the coding sequence ATGTCTAGCAGTTCGCCGAGCCGACGGTCAAGGGTCGGCGGCAGCGACACCGCGACCCGGCGGGCGCTGATCAAGGCCACCGCCGACGTGATGCTCGAGGAGGGCTACGCGGCGGCGACCTCGCGGCGGGTGGCGGCGCGGGCCGGGGTGAAGCCCGCGCTGGTGCACTACTACTTCCCGAGCATGGACGATCTGTTCGTGGCGGTGTTCCGGGCCGGCGCGGAGGCGACGTTGCAACGCCAACGCAACGCGTTCGCCGGGGACCGGCCGCTGCACGCGCTGTGGGAGCTCAACAGCACCCAGGGTGCGCAGCTGTTCATGGAGTTCATGGCATTGGGCAACCATCGCAAAGCCATCCGCCGGGAGATCGCCGCCTACGCCGAGCAGTACGGCGAACTGGAGCACGCCGCGGTCGCGACGGCGCTGCGCGCCCACGGCATGGACACCGAGGAGTTCCCGCCCGCGGCGATCGCGATGATCCTGACCAGCGTGGCCCGGATCATGCTGATCGAACAGAATCTCGGTATCGAGCGCAGCCACGCGGCGGTTCGCGAGTTCGTGGGCCGGTACCTGGACCGCTTCGACGTGCCGGCGGGAGCCCATGACGCTGATTCATGA